The following are encoded in a window of Eleutherodactylus coqui strain aEleCoq1 chromosome 12, aEleCoq1.hap1, whole genome shotgun sequence genomic DNA:
- the LOC136586843 gene encoding zinc finger protein 271-like isoform X2, translated as MEEWEYLIGHKDLYKDVMMENYQSLTSRDGLSRKNPAERCPSLLYSQDCPEDNHNVPENLQGENLIDVKVEVIDETEELMDLKDHRQYGLIEGNESVRCPNTLYSQECPEENPNVLENHQMSNQDEGLTNIKVELKAEEERMSSDQLYVSEVQKEIPVDATREYPSKNSEGNFLLLLNYKVDDENIMQHSSENLLPPNLPPGHHSTDLSYNPPSLENPSPDQLQIVSTSTGQKGGKKFKCDECGKQFTKSSGLFTHRKTHTGEKPYSCSECGKHFMLKSDLVKHQRIHTGEKPFPCSECGKCFITNGKLKDHQRIHTGEKRFTCSECGKCFIQKSNLVTHKRIHTGERPFSCLECGKCFITNAKLKQHQGLHTGEKPFRCSECGKSFMQKSDLVKHEIIHTGEKPYSCSVCGKCFTKKSNLVTHDRIHTGVKPYSCSVCGKLFTKKSNLVIHEKRHKEEKPISCSVCGKCFTDKSSLDTHEKSHIGEKPFSCSVCGKYFINKANLVTHERVHAVKKYSCSVCGKCFTKKSNVATHERIHTGEKPFSCSLCGKCFTEKSNLVIHRRSHTGEKPYSCLECGKSFMLKSDLVKHQRIHTGEKLFSCSVCGKSFTQKSHLIPHERIHTGEKPYSCSLCGKCFTEKSSLVTHGRIHTGEKPYSCSECGKCFTNKSNLVTHERSHTGEKPYSCSQCEKCFTNKSNLAIHERSHTGEKPFACSLCGKCFVNKSNLVIHERSHTGEKPFSCSVCGKCFITKAKLRDHQRSHTGEKPHSCSQCGKCFTSKSNLVIHEKSHIGEKPHSCSQCGKSFLTKAKLGDHQRSHTGEMSL; from the exons ATGGACTCAGTAGGAAAAATCCAGCAGAGAGATGTCCTAGTCTCCTGTATTCCCAGGATTGCCCAGAGGACAATCACAATGTCCCAGAGAACCTTCAG GGTGAAAATCTGATTGATGTTAAGGTTGAGGTTATAGATGAAACAGAAGAGTTGATGGATTTAAAGGATCATCGGCAGT ACGGACTCATTGAAGGAAATGAATCAGTGCGATGTCCCAATACTCTGTATTCACAAGAATGTCCAGAGGAAAATCCCAATGTTCTGGAGAATCATCAG ATGTCAAATCAGGATGAAGGTCTGACTAATATTAAAGTGGAGCTTAAAGCTGAAGAGGAGAGAATGAGCAGTGATCAACTGTATGTCAGTGAAGTGCAGAAGGAAATCCCAGTAGATGCTACCAGag AATATCCCAGTAAAAACTCTGAAGGAAACTTTCTGTTATTGCTGAATTATAAAGTAGACGATGAAAACATCATGCAACACTCTTCAGAAAACCTCCTTCCCCCTAATTTACCTCCAGGACATCATTCTACAGATCTATCATATAATCCTCCTAGTCTTGAGAATCCTTCTCCTGACCAATTACAGATTGTTTCCACAAGTACAGGTCAGAAAGGGGGTAAAAAGTTTAAATGTGACGAATGTGGAAAACAGTTTACAAAAAGCTCAGGTCTTTTTACACACAgaaaaactcacacaggagagaagccatattcatgttcagaatgtgggaaacattttatgctgaaatcagatcttgttaaacatcagagaattcacacaggagagaagccttttccatgttcagaatgtgggaaatgttttatcacAAATGGCAAACTCAaggatcatcagagaattcacacaggggagaaacgatttacatgttctgaatgtgggaaatgttttattcaaAAATCGaatcttgttacacataagagaatacacacaggagagaggcctttttcatgtttagaatgcgGAAAATGTTTTATCACAAATGCCAAACTGAAGCAGCATCAGGGACTTcatacaggggagaaaccatttaggtgttctgaatgtgggaaaagttttatgcagaaatcagatcttgttaagcATGAGataattcatacaggagagaagccgtattcatgttcagtatgtgggaaatgttttaccaaaaAATCGAATCTTGTAACGCATgatagaattcacacaggagtgaagccgtattcatgttcagtatgtgggaaGCTTTTTACgaaaaaatcaaatcttgttatacATGAGAAGAGGCACAAGGAAGAGAAGCCAatttcatgttcagtctgtgggaAGTGCTTTACAGACAAGTCAAGTCTTGACACGCATGAGAAAAGTCacataggagagaagccattttcatgttcggtATGTGGCAAATATTTTATAAATAAAGCAAATCTTGTCACACATGAGAGAGTTCACGCAGTGAAGAAGtattcatgttcagtatgtgggaaatgctttacaaaaaAGTCAAATGTTGCTACACATGAGAGGATTcatacaggagaaaagccattttcgtGTTCcctatgtggaaaatgttttacagaaaagtcaaatcttgttatacatagaagaagtcacacaggagagaagccgtattcatgtttggaatgtgggaaaagttttatgCTGAAATCGGATctcgttaaacatcagagaattcacacaggagaaaaactgttttcatgttcagtatgtgggaaaagttttacacaaaaatcacatcttattccacatgagagaattcacacaggggagaagccgtattctTGTTCATTATGTGGGAAGTGCTTTACAGAAAAATCAAGTCTAGTTACACATGGCAGaatccacacaggagagaagccatattcatgttcagaatgtgggaaatgttttacaaataaatcaaatcttgttacgcatgaaagaagtcacacaggagagaagccatattcatgttcacaatgtgagaaatgtttcacaaataaatcaaatcttgctatacatgagagaagtcacacaggggagaagccatttgcaTGTTCACTGTGTGGCAAATGTTTTGtaaataaatcaaatcttgttatacatgagagaagtcatacaggggaaaagccattttcatgttcagtatgtggcaaatgttttattaCTAAAGCCAAACTTAGGGATCATCAAAGAAgtcacacgggagagaagccgCATTcttgttcacaatgtgggaaatgttttacaagtaaatcaaatcttgttatacATGAGAAAAGTCACATAGGGGAGAAACCGCATTcttgttcacaatgtgggaaaagttttcttACTAAAGCCAAACTTGGGgatcatcagagaagtcacacaggggagatgtCACTTTGA